A genome region from Opitutaceae bacterium includes the following:
- the murJ gene encoding murein biosynthesis integral membrane protein MurJ — protein sequence MSEAGRTWFNPHSGIANAASPADKGLLSKNLKNIGLVSVLTMVSRVLGLMRDSLIAAVFGTSALASAFTTAFTLPNLFRRLLGEGALTAAFVPTLHEELGERQHAGAFQLLSQVFTWLLVATTGIVTLSIVVLLAATEAAQHSHGWGARPETVARWLLAAELAIWLFPYLILVCAAAALGAALQTLQRFLEPALSPIWLNLSILALLGAAVTFGWGDGDPGRMRWLCMGVLLGGAFQMLVPGVALMRLGWRPRFDLRLSPRVNAIARLMAPTLFGSAIYLVNMAVSRFIGLSLDDASATVLNLASRLMELPIGLFAVAVTTVIFPLISRYASLGDWTGMATAYGKGMRLILVMNIPAAAGLALLATPIVRLLFQRGEFSASDTALTMPVVAVYALGLPFFSFVNLLLRAFYAQKDTLTPVNAAFFSFLINLALSLLLMHRLGTIGLALAGNLAVVFQAVYLQHRLSRRRHELRFAPMAPDLLKILVATAIMSAAVYGAHHVSMRYLSTRTLHDVVRIGAIIAIGVTVYGFAIASMRIEGSTGLLRLLVRRREAPPSA from the coding sequence ATGTCCGAGGCGGGCCGGACGTGGTTCAACCCTCACTCCGGAATTGCTAACGCCGCTTCCCCTGCTGACAAAGGGTTGTTGTCCAAGAATCTCAAGAACATCGGGCTGGTTTCTGTCCTGACAATGGTCTCGCGCGTGCTGGGCCTGATGCGGGACTCCCTCATCGCCGCCGTTTTCGGGACATCAGCACTCGCCAGCGCGTTTACCACCGCATTCACCCTGCCCAACCTCTTCCGCCGGCTGCTCGGTGAAGGCGCGTTGACGGCCGCGTTCGTTCCAACCCTGCATGAGGAACTCGGCGAGCGCCAGCATGCCGGCGCATTTCAACTGCTCAGTCAGGTCTTCACCTGGCTGCTTGTCGCCACGACAGGCATCGTAACACTGTCGATTGTCGTCCTGCTCGCGGCAACAGAGGCCGCACAGCACAGTCATGGCTGGGGCGCCCGCCCGGAAACCGTCGCCCGCTGGCTTCTGGCCGCCGAGCTGGCCATCTGGCTCTTTCCGTACCTCATCCTCGTGTGCGCGGCCGCCGCACTGGGCGCGGCGCTCCAGACCCTGCAGCGCTTTCTCGAACCCGCCCTCTCCCCCATCTGGCTCAACCTGTCCATCCTCGCGCTGCTCGGGGCGGCCGTGACGTTTGGATGGGGCGACGGGGATCCAGGCAGGATGCGCTGGCTCTGCATGGGTGTGCTCCTCGGCGGCGCGTTCCAAATGCTTGTGCCCGGCGTCGCCCTGATGCGGCTCGGCTGGCGGCCGCGTTTTGACCTGCGGTTGAGCCCGCGCGTAAACGCAATCGCACGATTGATGGCACCCACCTTGTTTGGATCGGCCATCTATCTCGTGAACATGGCCGTCTCACGATTCATTGGACTCTCGCTCGATGATGCGTCCGCGACCGTGCTCAACCTGGCCTCCCGCCTGATGGAGCTTCCGATCGGACTCTTCGCCGTCGCGGTCACCACCGTGATCTTTCCGCTCATCTCGCGTTACGCATCGCTTGGCGACTGGACCGGCATGGCGACCGCCTATGGCAAGGGCATGCGGCTCATACTGGTGATGAACATCCCCGCAGCCGCCGGCCTGGCGCTGCTCGCCACCCCGATCGTGCGCCTGCTCTTTCAGCGCGGGGAATTCTCCGCGAGCGACACCGCGCTGACGATGCCGGTGGTCGCGGTCTATGCTCTCGGCCTCCCCTTTTTCTCCTTCGTCAATCTGCTCCTGCGCGCGTTCTACGCACAGAAGGACACGCTCACTCCGGTCAACGCAGCGTTCTTCAGCTTTCTGATCAATCTCGCGCTCAGCCTGCTGCTGATGCACCGGCTGGGGACGATCGGCCTCGCGCTGGCCGGCAATCTGGCGGTCGTGTTCCAGGCTGTCTACCTGCAGCACCGGCTTTCACGCCGCAGGCATGAGCTTCGTTTCGCCCCGATGGCCCCGGATCTCCTCAAGATTCTGGTCGCCACGGCAATCATGAGCGCCGCGGTCTACGGCGCCCACCACGTCTCGATGCGATACCTCTCAACCCGCACGCTGCACGACGTTGTTCGGATCGGGGCAATCATCGCCATCGGCGTGACCGTCTATGGATTCGCCATTGCATCAATGCGGATCGAGGGCTCGACCGGACTGCTGCGGCTCCTGGTGCGCAGGAGGGAGGCTCCGCCTTCGGCCTGA
- a CDS encoding bile acid:sodium symporter, producing MRLKVDWFLGGMAAAVALAWIFPDPGARGGWLYPEILTKAGIALIFLLHGLTLSFASLKAGTVQWRLHLVVQITTFLVFPLIGLATLWAVGGRLSPALRTGVFFLCALPSTVSSSVAMTAVARGNVAGAVFNATLSSLIGIFVTPLWIGLLLTTGGQRLRLGTVILDLIIWLLLPLVLGQCLRPFLGELAARYRRYISLVDRLTILLLVYTSFCDSMKQGVWTNQGAGMIAGIALGSCALFALVMSLVNAVSRALHFSEEDRIAAIFCGSKKTLASGVPMAQLIFGSHPGIGLILLPIMVYHQLQLIICASLAGKWGGRSSNSGS from the coding sequence ATGAGACTGAAGGTCGACTGGTTTCTGGGCGGCATGGCCGCCGCGGTGGCGCTGGCCTGGATTTTTCCGGATCCGGGCGCCCGTGGGGGCTGGCTGTATCCGGAAATCCTTACAAAGGCCGGCATCGCCCTGATCTTTCTGCTTCACGGGCTCACCCTGTCCTTCGCATCGCTGAAGGCGGGTACCGTCCAGTGGCGGCTGCATCTCGTTGTTCAGATCACCACATTCTTAGTCTTTCCGCTCATCGGGCTGGCAACCCTGTGGGCCGTCGGCGGACGGCTTTCGCCCGCATTGAGAACGGGCGTGTTTTTTCTGTGCGCCCTGCCCTCGACCGTGTCCTCCTCCGTCGCGATGACCGCGGTCGCAAGGGGCAATGTCGCGGGTGCCGTTTTCAATGCAACTCTCTCGAGCCTGATCGGCATTTTTGTCACTCCCCTTTGGATCGGACTCCTGCTGACGACCGGCGGGCAGCGGCTGCGGCTCGGCACCGTGATTCTCGATCTGATCATCTGGCTGCTGCTCCCCCTTGTGCTGGGCCAGTGCCTGCGGCCGTTCCTCGGCGAACTTGCCGCGCGGTACAGAAGATACATCAGCCTCGTTGATCGCCTCACCATCCTGCTTCTTGTCTACACATCCTTCTGTGATTCCATGAAGCAGGGCGTCTGGACAAATCAAGGCGCCGGCATGATCGCCGGGATTGCCCTCGGATCGTGCGCACTGTTCGCGCTCGTCATGAGTCTCGTCAACGCCGTCTCGAGAGCTCTCCATTTCTCGGAGGAAGACCGTATTGCGGCGATCTTCTGCGGATCAAAGAAGACTCTCGCATCAGGAGTGCCCATGGCGCAGTTGATCTTCGGAAGCCATCCGGGAATCGGACTGATCCTGCTGCCCATAATGGTCTATCACCAGTTGCAGCTCATAATTTGCGCTTCACTGGCGGGGAAATGGGGCGGACGCTCATCCAATTCGGGGTCCTGA
- a CDS encoding alkene reductase, which yields MSILFQPLQLGALRLPHRIIMSPLTRCRAAAGRVPNRMNAEYYTQRASAALIITEATSVDPMGVGYPDTPGIWSDEQVEGWRIVTREVHAAGGRIMLQLWHVGRVSDPSLIGGATPVAPSAIAAPGQVSLLRPHRPYVTPRALARDEIPAIVSAYKKGAENALRAGFDGVELHGANGYLLDQFLQSASNQRTDAYGGSVRNRARLPLEVTDAVLSVWPADRVGYHLAPRGNSHGMGDANPAETFGYLSEELGKRKLAFLCVRESLSEPRLAPALKKAFGGPLIANDGFTQVTATAEIDAGNADAVAWGRLFISNPDLPRRMQTGAPLTAPHSATFYVLEGDRRRGYTDYPALAS from the coding sequence ATGTCCATTCTCTTTCAACCGCTCCAACTGGGTGCCCTGAGGCTTCCCCATCGCATCATCATGTCGCCGCTCACGCGCTGCCGCGCCGCGGCGGGTCGTGTTCCGAACCGGATGAATGCGGAATATTACACGCAGCGGGCGTCGGCGGCCCTCATCATCACGGAGGCCACTTCGGTCGATCCCATGGGCGTGGGCTACCCGGACACTCCCGGCATCTGGAGCGACGAACAGGTGGAGGGCTGGCGGATCGTCACCCGTGAAGTCCATGCCGCCGGCGGCAGAATCATGCTGCAGCTCTGGCACGTGGGGCGTGTGTCCGACCCTAGCCTCATTGGCGGAGCCACGCCCGTCGCTCCGAGCGCGATTGCCGCACCGGGACAAGTCAGCCTGCTCCGGCCGCACCGGCCATACGTGACACCGCGCGCCCTGGCTCGCGACGAGATCCCTGCGATAGTCTCCGCGTACAAAAAAGGGGCGGAAAACGCCCTGCGCGCTGGATTCGACGGCGTGGAACTCCACGGTGCCAATGGCTACCTGCTCGATCAGTTTCTCCAGTCGGCTTCGAATCAAAGAACCGATGCCTACGGCGGAAGTGTCCGGAATCGCGCTCGCCTTCCGCTCGAAGTCACCGACGCCGTGCTCTCGGTCTGGCCCGCCGACCGGGTCGGCTATCATCTTGCGCCTCGTGGAAACAGTCACGGCATGGGTGATGCCAATCCTGCCGAAACATTCGGTTACCTTTCAGAAGAATTGGGAAAGCGGAAACTCGCCTTTCTCTGCGTGCGCGAAAGCCTGTCCGAACCCAGGCTCGCACCCGCGTTGAAAAAGGCGTTTGGCGGCCCGCTGATCGCGAACGACGGTTTCACCCAGGTCACAGCGACCGCCGAGATCGACGCCGGTAATGCGGACGCCGTGGCCTGGGGGCGGCTCTTCATCTCCAACCCGGATCTTCCCCGGCGCATGCAGACGGGAGCTCCCCTGACTGCACCGCATTCGGCAACCTTCTACGTTCTGGAGGGAGACCGTCGCCGTGGATACACCGACTATCCAGCACTCGCCTCGTAG
- a CDS encoding pseudouridine synthase, with product MLIAFNKPYGVLSQFTPEPNSRWDTLARFRLPGNVHPVGRLDADSEGLLLLTDEPGLNSRLLSPAQGHSREYWVQVERVPSDATLKKLASGGIRIGGHLTRPCAVRILDAAEMNLPPRMPPIRFRRNVADAWIALTLTEGKNRQVRRMTAAVGHPTLRLFRARIGELDIQVLGLAPGRWRKLGDEESARIWRR from the coding sequence GTGCTGATTGCGTTCAACAAACCCTACGGTGTGCTGTCGCAGTTCACTCCTGAGCCGAACTCGCGATGGGATACGCTTGCGCGGTTCAGGCTTCCTGGAAACGTCCATCCGGTTGGACGACTGGATGCGGATTCGGAGGGGCTGCTTCTCCTGACGGACGAGCCCGGACTCAACTCGCGGCTGCTTTCACCGGCGCAGGGACATTCGCGGGAATACTGGGTGCAGGTGGAGCGCGTGCCTTCCGATGCCACGTTGAAGAAACTCGCTTCGGGTGGCATTCGAATCGGGGGTCACCTGACGCGACCCTGCGCTGTTCGCATCCTGGATGCCGCGGAGATGAATCTGCCGCCCCGAATGCCGCCGATCCGATTCAGGCGGAATGTGGCCGATGCGTGGATTGCACTGACCCTGACGGAGGGGAAGAACCGGCAGGTGCGGCGGATGACCGCCGCAGTGGGGCACCCGACACTTCGGTTGTTTCGAGCCAGGATTGGAGAGCTCGACATTCAAGTGCTCGGTTTGGCTCCGGGCCGGTGGAGGAAACTCGGCGACGAGGAGAGCGCGAGGATCTGGCGCAGATGA
- a CDS encoding TonB-dependent receptor, with protein MARLIGCLILLGLLKCADTRVWGRVPLSEENAVRLDPLLVGAESEDMNYDATGMGSMEAEMTEPPFSNDMIMSNSEDSENVGEINMELGLIAATSPADLVAGVSRLNLRGFPTPRLRNGFSQSGVPEVVNGRGGDRIQGPLTPVLGKAAPGGIENTMTARPRSTAYRRLSLLATSARDRYAEFEINTPLIPKRAWQRLDVNLREKMGPEAYSYNRTHSVSGAVTLRHSRAASTMIQLDYVDVRANPGSGVPEYRLTRTGKVVGPYRPLAYFHVNGPDAVINKRVASASVQFEGQPTKALSLRAGAQWFRREIEDDRFTKGEYLLDTGVFAGTREAQRQEQEVDVLVGQVDATARLYALGADHKVLASLESSRVGYDRVHRGLDAAERAALPESVRRFNPFNPDYSRPVFGPDTYRRIIADRTETTGYTSAVLTERMALNGGRTVLALGLRYDVVDLKVDDRRPGVSLPHISDGTRELTWLGGVNYQLVPGRYLVFANTSTAFEPSTRVDARTNRIQGNETTSGVEAGIKALLHARTFTATLLGFQYTNKNISRRNPLLDDPIADANHTQPQLVAAGEEQFTGASLNLRYVPAPQWILSGLVTYTRALTTASPDLPSEVGRQLSRLPARTAVLSARYVFGQGRFKGLSAGLSSTYVGSYVYSYEDRNREFLAFPDYVLFTANAGYSWSRPKSRFSQSVGLSVRNLLDRDLVALLARPGQQRTLNFSYAATF; from the coding sequence ATGGCACGATTGATCGGCTGTCTTATTCTCCTTGGTCTGCTTAAATGCGCCGATACCCGGGTGTGGGGAAGGGTGCCCTTGTCGGAAGAGAATGCCGTGCGCCTGGATCCGCTACTGGTGGGAGCCGAGAGCGAGGACATGAACTATGACGCCACGGGCATGGGTTCGATGGAGGCGGAGATGACGGAACCGCCCTTCTCAAACGACATGATCATGTCGAACTCGGAGGATTCTGAGAATGTGGGGGAAATCAACATGGAGCTTGGCTTGATCGCCGCCACGTCGCCTGCGGATCTCGTTGCCGGGGTGTCGCGCCTCAATCTGCGGGGATTTCCAACGCCTCGGCTGCGCAATGGATTTTCGCAAAGCGGCGTGCCCGAGGTGGTCAACGGCCGCGGAGGCGATCGAATCCAGGGGCCTCTGACACCAGTCCTTGGGAAGGCGGCGCCCGGTGGCATTGAAAACACGATGACCGCCCGCCCCCGGTCCACCGCGTACAGGCGCCTGTCACTGCTCGCCACGAGTGCGCGGGATCGGTACGCCGAATTTGAGATAAACACCCCGCTGATTCCGAAGAGGGCGTGGCAGCGGCTGGATGTGAACCTGAGGGAAAAAATGGGCCCTGAGGCGTACTCCTACAATCGCACGCATTCGGTGAGCGGTGCGGTCACCCTGCGGCATTCCCGTGCGGCGAGCACGATGATTCAACTGGACTACGTTGACGTCAGGGCGAATCCCGGCTCGGGCGTGCCTGAATACCGGCTCACGCGGACAGGCAAGGTGGTCGGGCCGTACCGCCCGCTCGCCTATTTCCATGTCAATGGACCCGATGCGGTCATCAACAAGCGTGTTGCGAGCGCGAGCGTGCAGTTTGAGGGGCAGCCGACAAAGGCTCTCAGCCTGCGCGCGGGAGCGCAGTGGTTCCGGCGTGAAATCGAGGACGATCGTTTCACCAAGGGCGAGTATCTGCTCGACACGGGGGTTTTTGCCGGCACGCGGGAGGCGCAGCGGCAGGAGCAGGAGGTCGATGTGCTTGTGGGGCAGGTTGACGCGACTGCCCGTTTGTATGCGCTGGGAGCGGACCACAAGGTTCTGGCCTCACTGGAGTCGTCGCGCGTCGGGTACGATCGTGTTCATCGCGGACTTGATGCCGCGGAGCGTGCGGCGCTTCCCGAGTCGGTGCGGCGGTTCAACCCGTTCAATCCCGACTATTCCCGTCCTGTTTTCGGTCCCGACACCTACCGTCGCATCATTGCCGACCGCACGGAGACAACAGGCTACACCTCGGCGGTTCTCACCGAACGCATGGCCTTGAACGGTGGCCGCACGGTGCTGGCGCTGGGTCTTCGATATGATGTCGTAGATCTCAAGGTGGATGACCGGCGGCCTGGAGTCTCCCTTCCCCACATCTCGGACGGCACCCGGGAGCTCACCTGGCTGGGCGGAGTGAACTACCAGCTTGTGCCCGGTCGCTACCTGGTGTTCGCAAACACGAGCACGGCCTTCGAGCCTTCCACGCGGGTTGATGCGCGCACCAATCGGATCCAGGGAAACGAAACGACGAGTGGCGTGGAGGCTGGAATCAAGGCGCTGCTGCATGCCCGCACGTTCACGGCAACGCTTCTGGGTTTTCAATACACCAACAAGAATATTTCCCGTCGCAATCCGCTGCTCGACGATCCCATTGCGGATGCGAACCACACCCAGCCGCAGCTTGTCGCCGCCGGTGAGGAGCAGTTCACCGGGGCATCGCTCAATCTGCGCTATGTCCCCGCGCCCCAATGGATCCTCTCCGGGCTGGTCACCTACACACGCGCGCTCACTACTGCGTCCCCGGACCTCCCGTCGGAAGTCGGACGCCAGCTCAGCCGCCTGCCTGCGCGAACCGCCGTGCTGAGTGCGCGGTATGTTTTTGGCCAAGGAAGATTCAAGGGGCTGTCGGCGGGCCTTTCATCAACCTACGTCGGCAGTTATGTCTACAGCTACGAGGACAGGAACCGCGAATTTCTCGCGTTTCCCGACTATGTGCTGTTCACGGCAAATGCCGGCTATTCGTGGTCCAGGCCGAAAAGCAGATTCAGTCAGAGTGTCGGCCTCAGCGTGCGCAACCTGCTTGATCGCGACCTTGTCGCTCTGCTGGCGCGACCGGGGCAGCAACGCACGCTGAACTTCAGCTATGCGGCGACGTTTTGA
- a CDS encoding response regulator, translating to MLPRKNPWLFGLLAFAGMVGAHFAANAIGGRLQGDSPAVSIVPGALIFGILAALVIRLAIVPLLDQSRKSEREVSLGKEEYSSLMRRSNQMRHAIDEHASVAITDPNGAITDVNDAFCRASGYSREELIGQNHRLLNSGYHSTEFFAELWRTIGRGGTWHGHIRNRRKDGSFYWDNSTVVPFFDDDGKIETYIAIRYDITARLKAQHAVKQERALLLKVFESSFAGYWDWNPMANTFLYSQSYKRMLGYDDQEFPNSPDEWRRHLHQEDIITAEKLYRELVESRGAKPYHATLRFVHKDGRTVWVLASVLIAEWSETGIPQRVVGCNIDITEQREAEETIRKRNMELRAATARAEKFARDAHAAATAKAEFLANMSHEIRTPMNAVIGMSDLLLDTTLDATQREFAETIRTSGDALLAIINDILDYSKIESGHLELERTPVNLREFVESAIDLAAGPASAKRLDLLYWIEDDVPPCIVGDLTRLRQILINLIGNAVKFTERGEILVTVSQRTTDNGQPRLNVSVRDTGIGIPPDRLDRLFKSFSQVDASTTRKYGGTGLGLAISHRLVDLMCGRIWVDSVVGQGTTFTFEVPLEAAPFVPGPRDQNNNHVLKDRRLLIVDDNATNRRILSLQSKRWGLAPETASSGPEAIQWIDSGKSYDLAIIDVQMPGMDGYELARELRRRRTKEQLPIVALTSLGDSGAGFKDQGIARVLTKPAKAATLCEALARILDKNAPTNGSAAPAASGALLAQEFPLRILLAEDNAVNQRVASLLLGKLGYKIERVSNGIEVLAALSKQSFDLIFLDVQMPEMDGLECSQRISALHPVTNRPWIVAMTANAMQGDRDRCMESGMDDYISKPIRPAVVAKALVRAHGQLQLRRASSEQALASSTLSFN from the coding sequence GTGTTACCTCGCAAAAATCCATGGCTCTTCGGTCTTCTCGCCTTCGCCGGCATGGTGGGTGCCCATTTTGCCGCCAATGCAATCGGAGGACGCCTGCAAGGGGACTCCCCGGCCGTGTCAATTGTTCCCGGCGCTCTCATTTTCGGCATTCTGGCGGCGCTGGTGATCCGGCTGGCGATCGTGCCACTGCTCGATCAAAGCCGCAAATCCGAGCGGGAGGTTTCTCTCGGAAAAGAGGAGTATTCTTCGTTGATGCGCCGTTCGAACCAAATGCGTCATGCCATCGACGAGCATGCATCTGTCGCGATAACAGATCCGAACGGCGCAATCACCGACGTCAACGACGCCTTCTGCCGCGCATCCGGCTACTCTCGTGAAGAGCTCATAGGCCAGAATCATCGCCTGTTGAATTCCGGATATCACTCCACCGAATTCTTTGCGGAATTGTGGAGAACAATAGGCAGGGGCGGCACCTGGCATGGGCATATTCGCAATCGCCGGAAGGATGGATCCTTTTATTGGGACAACTCCACCGTCGTGCCCTTTTTCGACGATGACGGGAAGATTGAAACCTATATCGCCATTCGTTATGACATCACGGCACGGCTAAAGGCGCAGCATGCGGTGAAGCAGGAGCGCGCCCTGCTGTTGAAGGTCTTCGAGTCGTCCTTTGCCGGCTACTGGGACTGGAACCCCATGGCCAATACGTTCCTCTACAGCCAGAGCTACAAACGCATGCTCGGCTACGACGATCAGGAGTTCCCCAACTCTCCGGACGAATGGAGGCGTCACTTGCATCAGGAGGACATCATCACCGCCGAAAAACTGTACAGGGAGCTCGTTGAGAGTCGGGGAGCGAAACCCTATCACGCGACCTTGCGCTTCGTCCACAAGGATGGGCGCACGGTCTGGGTGCTCGCCTCCGTGCTCATCGCTGAATGGAGCGAAACCGGCATTCCTCAACGCGTGGTGGGCTGCAACATAGACATCACCGAACAACGGGAGGCCGAGGAGACCATTCGAAAACGCAACATGGAATTGAGGGCGGCCACCGCCCGTGCCGAGAAGTTCGCCCGGGATGCACACGCGGCGGCGACGGCCAAGGCGGAGTTCCTGGCCAACATGAGCCACGAAATCCGCACGCCCATGAACGCAGTCATCGGCATGAGCGACCTGCTGCTCGACACGACGCTCGATGCCACCCAGCGCGAATTCGCGGAAACCATTCGCACGAGCGGCGACGCGCTTCTCGCAATCATCAACGACATTCTCGACTACTCCAAGATCGAGTCGGGCCACCTGGAACTGGAGAGAACACCCGTAAATCTGCGCGAGTTCGTGGAGAGCGCCATCGATCTCGCCGCCGGTCCCGCCTCGGCAAAGCGGCTGGATCTGCTGTATTGGATTGAGGATGACGTCCCCCCGTGCATCGTGGGCGACCTTACACGGCTTCGCCAGATCCTGATCAACCTGATTGGCAATGCGGTGAAATTCACCGAACGGGGTGAAATCCTCGTGACTGTAAGCCAGCGCACGACGGACAATGGCCAGCCCCGGCTTAACGTTTCGGTGCGAGACACCGGGATCGGCATCCCCCCGGACCGGCTGGACAGGCTCTTCAAATCCTTCAGTCAGGTCGACGCCTCGACCACTCGCAAGTACGGTGGCACGGGACTGGGGCTCGCCATTTCGCATCGCTTGGTCGACTTGATGTGCGGACGCATCTGGGTCGATTCGGTCGTCGGTCAGGGGACCACCTTCACGTTCGAAGTGCCACTTGAAGCCGCGCCGTTCGTTCCCGGACCGCGGGACCAGAACAACAACCATGTCCTCAAGGACCGCCGGCTCCTGATAGTGGACGACAATGCCACCAACCGCCGCATCCTTTCACTTCAGTCAAAACGCTGGGGCCTGGCTCCCGAAACCGCGAGCTCGGGTCCGGAGGCAATCCAGTGGATCGACAGCGGCAAATCGTACGACCTTGCGATCATCGATGTCCAAATGCCCGGAATGGACGGCTACGAACTGGCTCGCGAGCTCCGCAGGCGACGGACCAAGGAACAGCTCCCAATTGTTGCTCTCACCTCGCTCGGCGACTCGGGAGCCGGTTTCAAGGACCAGGGAATTGCACGGGTCCTGACGAAACCTGCAAAGGCTGCGACATTGTGCGAGGCACTGGCCAGGATTCTTGACAAGAATGCCCCCACCAATGGATCGGCTGCACCGGCAGCCAGCGGCGCGCTTCTCGCCCAGGAGTTTCCACTTCGAATCCTGCTCGCTGAAGACAATGCGGTCAATCAACGCGTCGCCTCGCTCCTCCTTGGGAAATTGGGTTACAAGATCGAGCGGGTTTCCAACGGCATTGAAGTGCTCGCAGCACTCTCAAAGCAGTCATTCGATCTCATTTTTCTCGACGTGCAAATGCCGGAGATGGATGGACTGGAATGCTCGCAGCGAATCTCGGCGCTCCACCCTGTGACAAATCGTCCGTGGATCGTGGCCATGACCGCAAATGCGATGCAAGGCGATCGGGATCGTTGCATGGAGTCGGGAATGGATGACTACATCAGCAAGCCCATCCGCCCCGCTGTTGTCGCCAAGGCGCTCGTCCGCGCCCACGGGCAATTGCAACTTCGAAGAGCCTCATCCGAGCAAGCCCTGGCGTCATCCACGCTGAGCTTCAATTGA